In Vicinamibacteria bacterium, the genomic window AGACGCCGTCCACCTCGACGTGCGCGGCCTCGAAGTCGTACGAGCCGGTACAGATGTGGAACAAGCCGGCGGGAAACTTGGACGGGTTCGCCGCGGCGTCGGTGTATCCATGATCGGCAAGGGTCTTGATACGCAGGGCCGTCAGTGTTCCGTCCTTCCTTCCCGCGAGCTCGGCATCGATGTGGTAGTCCCGAGCGAAGGAATCCGCCTGAAGATTCTCCGAACGGTCCTCGATCCACTTGACCGGTTTGCCGGTCAGAACCGAGGCCGCGACCGCGAGAACGTAGCCTGGATACACCGGAACCTTCCCCCCGAAACCGCCACCGATATCGGGAGAGATGACGCGGATTCGCTCCTCGGAGAGGCCGAGATGGCCGGTGACGAGCGCCACCACGGTGCGGATCGCGTGGGGCGCCTGAGTCGTCATGTAGAGGGTGAGTTTCCCCTCGACCGGATCCCAGCTCGCCACGCAGCCACAGGTCTCGATCGAAGCGACGTGGATTCGCGGGATGTGCAGCTTCTGCTTGACGACGACGTCGGCCCGCTGGAAGGCCCGGTCGGTGGCCTCCTTGTCACCCGCCTCCCAATGCCAGATGTGATTGGATTCCTTGTCGTCGCGGACCTTGGTCGCGCCCGGCTCGAGGGCCTTGAATGGATCGACCACGACGGGAAGCGGCTCGTAGTCCACCTCGACGGCGGCGACACCGTCGGCCGCGGCATAGCGGCTGGTCGCCACGACCGCGGCGACTTCCTGCGCCTGATATTTGACCGTGTCGACGGGAAGAACCATCTGCTTGTCGCTCATGAGCGTCGGCATCCACGCGAGGTTGTACTTCTCGAGGTCCTTGCCGGTTACGACGGCGGCGACTCCTGGCGTCGCGAGCGCCTTTTCAGCCTTGATCTCGAGGATCTTCGCGTGGGCGTAGGGACTGCGAACGATGTCGAGATACAGCATCCCCGGAAGCTTGATGTCGTCGATATATCGCCCTTTCCCCTGGATGAACCGAGGGTCTTCTTTTCGGCGAACGGAGTGCCCGAGTCCGCGACATTCAGCCATTTCCACCCTCCTTCATCTTCTCGGCGGCGTAGCGAACCGCTTTCACGATGTTCACATAACCCGTACATCGGCATAGGTTTCCCGAGATCGCCCAGCGGATCTCTTCTTCCGTCGGGTCGGCGTTGTCCCTCAGAAGGGCCGACGACGTCATCATCATCCCCGGGGTGCAAAAGCCGCACTGTAAACCGTGCTCGCTCATGAACCCTTCCTGGATCGGATGGAGATTTCCATTGGTTGCCAGTCCCTCGACCGTGGTGATCTCGGCTCCGGCCGCTTGCACGGCGAAGACGGTGCAGCTCTTCACCGGCGTGCCGTTCAGGAGGACCGTGCAGGCGCCGCACGACGTCGTGTCACACCCGATGTGGGTTCCCGTCAGATTGAGCTCCTCGCGGATGAAATGAACGAGAAGGAGCCGCGACTCGACCTCGCTTTCCCGTTCCTCACCGTTCAGCTTCAGCTTGATGCTATGGCGACTCATGCCGCACCCCCTCCTTCCGCCCTTTGCTTCGCTTTGTTCAACGCCCGGTTCGTGAGCGTGCGCACGAGATGACGTTTGTACTCTTCCGACCCGCGATGATCCTCGATCGGCTCCGCCGCTTCGGAGGCCAGCTTCGCCGCCTCTTTGACGGCCCCATCGTCGAGCGACTTGCCCTTCAATGATTCCTCGGCCGCGGTGGCCTGGATCGGTGTGAGGCCGACGTTCGTGAGCCCGATTCCGGCACTCACGACGCGCCCGTTCCCGTCCAGTGCGATCTGCGCGGCGACCGCCGCCGTTGCATAGTCGCCCACCTTTCGCTCCAGCTTGAAGTAAGCGCCACCGCTCCGGCCCGAGGGCTTTGGAATTCGAATCTCGGTCAGGATCTCGTCGTCCGAAAGCGCCGTGGTGAACGCGTCTTTGAAGAAGTCCGCGGCGGCGATGACCCGCTCGCCTCGAGGACTCGTGGCAACGAGCTGCGCTTTGTAGGCGAGCACCGTCGCCGGGTGGTCGTTTGCCGGATCGGCGTGCGCGAGGTTGCCCCCGATGGTCGCGAGGTTTCGAACGATGGGGTCGGCGACGACCCGGGCCGTGTCG contains:
- a CDS encoding molybdopterin cofactor-binding domain-containing protein; the protein is MAECRGLGHSVRRKEDPRFIQGKGRYIDDIKLPGMLYLDIVRSPYAHAKILEIKAEKALATPGVAAVVTGKDLEKYNLAWMPTLMSDKQMVLPVDTVKYQAQEVAAVVATSRYAAADGVAAVEVDYEPLPVVVDPFKALEPGATKVRDDKESNHIWHWEAGDKEATDRAFQRADVVVKQKLHIPRIHVASIETCGCVASWDPVEGKLTLYMTTQAPHAIRTVVALVTGHLGLSEERIRVISPDIGGGFGGKVPVYPGYVLAVAASVLTGKPVKWIEDRSENLQADSFARDYHIDAELAGRKDGTLTALRIKTLADHGYTDAAANPSKFPAGLFHICTGSYDFEAAHVEVDGVYTNKPPGGIAYRCSFRVTEAVHTIERMADVFANEIGMDPAELRRKNFIKPEQFPYTSA
- a CDS encoding (2Fe-2S)-binding protein, with product MSRHSIKLKLNGEERESEVESRLLLVHFIREELNLTGTHIGCDTTSCGACTVLLNGTPVKSCTVFAVQAAGAEITTVEGLATNGNLHPIQEGFMSEHGLQCGFCTPGMMMTSSALLRDNADPTEEEIRWAISGNLCRCTGYVNIVKAVRYAAEKMKEGGNG
- a CDS encoding xanthine dehydrogenase family protein subunit M; the protein is MIPASFEFIRPTTLAEALALLEKNPDAKILAGGHSLIPMMRFRVATPSMLIDLNQIGSLSHLQENGDSLRIGAMTREAVVERSDIVKKRYPLLFDTARVVADPIVRNLATIGGNLAHADPANDHPATVLAYKAQLVATSPRGERVIAAADFFKDAFTTALSDDEILTEIRIPKPSGRSGGAYFKLERKVGDYATAAVAAQIALDGNGRVVSAGIGLTNVGLTPIQATAAEESLKGKSLDDGAVKEAAKLASEAAEPIEDHRGSEEYKRHLVRTLTNRALNKAKQRAEGGGAA